CTGCAACGCTTCCCCCTCGCGGCAGTCGAGCAGGTAGCCGTGACGCTCGTTCCACGGCGTGTTGTGCACGTCGAGCAGAATCCAGCGCACCTGCTCGCCACTGTCGTCGAAGCAATAGTAAACACTGAGCGGATTCATGTTCACGCCAAAATAGCGCCAGTTGGCGAGCATACGAATCGGGCCGCCCGGCCGCTCACCGCCCTGCTCTGCCACACGCCGGCGCACTGCCTCATCCAGGCTGATGGACGGATCACCGAAGAAATCCTCGCGCCGGAAACGCGCCGGAGCCCATCGCGACAGCGACCAAAACGGGCTGGTACCAAGCACCTGATCCAGTTCCGCGAGATCCAGATAGACCATAAAAACCCGATAGCGAAAACCGTGCGCGCGCGGTGACAAGCGCTGGTGACTGACCCAGCCGCTATAGATGGCGCTCTGCAACGGCAACCTCCTGTTCTGTCCGCGAGCCAGCTTCTTTCGCCGCGGGCGCGGCGCCGGCGTCGTCATCCAATGTTATGCCCAGCGCTGCGGCAACACGCAGCGCGCTGTTGACGCCGTCCTCGTGGAAACCATTAGCCCAATAGGCGCCGCAGAACCAGGTGCGATTGACGCCGTTGATACTCTGCCACTTGGCCTGCGCCTCAGTGCCAGCAACGGAAAACTGCGGGTGGGCGTATTCAAAACTGGCGATTACCTTGCGCGGGTCTATCGCCTCCGGTGCATTGACGGTAACACAATAAGTCTGCTCGCTCTGCAGACGCTGCAGGATATTCATGTTGTAGGTCAACACTGGCGGCTGGTCGGCACCGGGCTGCAAACGGTAGTTCCAGCTTGCCCAGCTGCGCCGGCGGCGCGGCAACAGGCCGGTGTCCGTGTGCAGCACCACCGAGTTGCGCGCATAGGGAATGGCGCCGAGCAACCGCCGCTCCTCTGCACTGGCATCGCCCAGGCAGGCGAGCGCCTGGTCCGAGTGGCAGGCGAACACCAGTGCATCGAACTGCTCCTCGCCGCGGGCGGTGGTTACTGCCACACCATCGCGGTTGCGGCGCACCTGTTGCACCGGCGTAGACAGCCGGATGCGGTCGGCGAAAGATTTCACCAGCGGCGCGATATATTCCCGCGAACCGCCGCGGATCACCCGCCACTGGGGCCGGTTGAAAACATTCAGCAGGCCGTGGTTATAAAAAAACCGCACAAAGAACTCGGCGGAAAAGTCACGCATCTGCGCCGTGCTCGCCGACCAGATTGCCGAGCCCATCGGTACCAGGTAGCGCTGGCAGAATTCCGGCGAGTAGCCCCGTTGCTGCAAATAGTCACCCAGTGACAGGCCCCCGGCCAGCGCACCGCCGCGCCAGTCACGCACCGACTCGCGATTGAAGCGTACGATGTCCCGCAGCATGCGCCAGTGGCCGGCACTGACCAGGCTGCGGCGACGCGCAAACAGGCTGTTGAGGTTGTTGCCGGCATATTCGAACGCGCTCGATTCGTCACAGACACTGAAGCCCATGTCCGTCGCCTGTGAATCGACGCCCAACTGATCCATCAGGCGAATGAAATTGGGATAGGTCCAGTCGTTGAATACGATAAAACCGGTATCAATGGCCAGAACACGGCCGTGCTCCTCGACATCCACGGTCGCAGTGTGGCCGCCGAGCCGATCGGCGGCCTCAAACAGGGTGATATCGTGGCGGCGGTTCAGCAGATAGGCGGCGGTCAGGCCGGATATGCCGCTGCCGACGATGGCAATACGCATCAGGGTTTCCTCAGGGAGTGAATTCGGGTGATCCGCGGCGCGCAGAAGCGAAACCACAGCGGGCGCAGGAAGCCGAGCAGCCGCAGCGGCCAGCTCAGGCGACGCGGGAAATCGATGGTTGCATGGCCCCGCGCCAGGCCGCGTTCGATCCGCGCGGCGGCCTGCTCCGGGGTCATCATAAAGGGCATGGAAAAATCGTTGCGTTCGGTGAGCGGCGTATCGATAAAGCCCGGGCGGATATGCACGATGCGCAGCGGCAGGTGGGAAGCGTCCGCGCGCACCGCGTCGAGAAAGTACCCGAGCGCGGCCTTGGAAGCACCATAGGCTTCAGCGCGTGGCATGCCCACTACCGAAGACAGGCTGCCAACGGCGGCGAACGCCGGTTGCGCGCTGTTGGCCAGCAGCGGCATCGCCACGCGCAGCGTATTCACCACACCGAAAAAGTTGGCATCGAACACGCGGCGGTAGCTGGCGCTGTCGAGATGCAGGTCGTCATCGTATTCACAGGTACCGGCACAGGCGATCACCAGATCCAGCTGGTCGGTCATCTCCGCCAACCGCGCCGCCGCAAGCGCCATGTTCTCGTCGTTCCCGACGTCGCAGTCGAGGGTCCGTATACGCTGCGGCGAAACCTTCTGCAGCTCCGCCAGGGCCTCGCGGCCGCGGCTGCTGGCAATGACGAAATTGCCCTGTTCCGCCAGCTGCAATGCCAGCGCACGGCCGATTCCGGAACTGGCACCGGTGATCCACACCGTCTTCTCTCGAATAGAGCCCACCGCTTATTCTCCCGTCAGGCGGTTCTTGATCCCGCGTACCAGAGCACCAACCACAGGGATACGCTCGTAGACCATCGCGCCCAGGTCATAGAAATCTTCGTGGTAGCGGATACGTTGGCCGAATTGCAACAGGCTGCAGCCGCGCAGGGTCAGCAGCGCCCCGCCGTTGAGGCGACGGTGCGCATAATGCATGTCCCAGGGCAGACAGGCGCTGGTGTCGCCGATCACGCCGGGAGAAAACTCAAAGCGACACTCGAGCAAATCCTCGCGCATCGCGGCAAAGTAGCGCTGCAGGGCACCCAGTCCCTCTATCTGGTGCAAGGGATCGCGGAAGACCACGTCATCCTGATAGAAGTGCCCGAGCATCGCCGGATCGGCGGCAAGGTACTCCTCGTAATACTGCTGTAACTCCCCAATCAGGCCGCTCATACGCCCTTTCCTTGCTGTAAATGTCACTGCCGCTTTTTACGCCCCCGCTACATAGGCGGATCACATGCCGGCGGCCTGTATCACTGCCCCGGGCCAATTCACGGAAATTTTCCCCCTATTAGAGATCCAATAGCCCAACCCCTGCGTAAAAGGGTTCGAAAGACAGGCAAAGATCGCTAAGATGGCGCAAAAACCACCAAACACAAGCGGTGACAGTACCTTGCAGGCTACCGAAAACCGAGATGATGACTGGAGTACGCTGCTCAGGCTAGTCGGCTCTCAGCGCGACCGCGCCGCTTTTGAGCAGCTGTTTCGCCACTTTGCGCCACTGATCAAAGGCTTTCATCACAGCCGTAACACCCAGGCACTGAGTGCCGAGGCGGCCGACGAGCTGGTGCAGGAGGTCATGTTTCGCGTCTGGCGCAAGGCGCCGAGCTTCGATGCTGCCAAGGCCTCCGCCAGCACATGGGTTTACACCATCATGCGCAACTGCCGGATCGATATGTTGCGTCGTGGCAACCGGCACCGGGATATCGATCGCGATATCCAAGTGGATGATATCTGGGACGAATCACCGGACAGCCAGCCTCTGCTGTTTCTGCAGCAGGCACGCGATGAGCGCGACATCGCCGAAGGGCTGCGCAACCTGCCGGCGGAACAGTGCCACGTGGTGAAGAAGGCCTATATGGAAGGGAAATCCCACAGTGAAATTTCAGTCGAACTGGGGCTGCCGCTGGGTACCGTGAAATCCCGCGTGCGGCTGGCCCTGAAGAAGTTACAAGCAAGTTTGAACAGGTAGCGCACAATGATTCGCCACCATCCCGACCAAAACATGTTGCTCGAATACGCAGCCGGTAATCTGCCCTGGGCCGTGGGCCTGGCGGTGTCCGCCCACCTGCAGCTGTGCCCGCAGTGCCGCCAGCAGCGGGACAACCTCAACCGCGTTGGCGGCCAGTTACTGGAGCACGGTGAACCGCAACCCATCGCCGACGATGCACTGCAACGCCTGTTCGGCCGTATCGAGCACGGAGAGGAACAACCGGCGCCTCAGGTGCAAGAAGCCGCAAAGGTGGACCCCCCGGTCAAGGATCCGGCGCTGACCAACCTGCCGAAAGTGATCGGCAAACTGGTGAGCAACAGCTGGCCGCTGAAGTGGAAGCGGGTTTCTCCGGCGCTGAAGATGTCGCGCCTGAAAACCGGGCAGGATCGCTACGAGGTCTCCTTTCACCGTATCGGCGCCGGCGGCCGCACGGCCGAACACGACCACCGCGGGCAGGAGATTGTACTGGTTCTGCACGGCAGTTTTTCCGACGCCGATGGCGTCTACACCCCGGGAGATTTCCTGGTGCGCGAGCCCGGTGAAGTACACCGGCCGATCGCCACTCAGGACCGGGAGTGCCTGTGCCTGTCCGTGCTGGAAGCGCCAGTAGCAGTAACCGGCGTGATTGGCTGGCTGGTAAACCCCTTTCTGTCCTTTCGTCCGAGTTGAGCTGCTCGATTGGGGTCTTATGGCCCAATGACGAAGCGGGGCATTTGCCCCGCTATTTTTTTCCTGTTGCTCAGCTTCGGACGTCGACGCTTCAGGCCTCCACGGCCAGCGCCGCGTCCGCCTCACGTTCACCATCGCCGCCGTCGATTTCGTTCAGCAGTTGATTCCAGCGCTCGCGCACTGCAGCGAACTTTTCCGCACGCACGTGGCCGTAACCGCGCACCTGCAATGGTAGCTCCAGCAGTTCCCGCGCTGCCGCCAGGTTTTCGTCATTCAGGGATGCCGCCACGGCACTGACCGCGCGCTCCACCTGCCGCGCCCAGCTGCGCTCGATACGGCGCTCGCGGGTGTATCCGAACAGGTCGAACACGGTACCGCGCAACACTTTACCCTTGGCCAGCAGCGGCATCAGCTTGCCCATCCAGGGGCCGAATACCATTTTCTTGACCTTGCCAGCGGCATCCGGGCGCGCCATCAGCGGCGGCGCCATATGGAATTTCAGTTTGTAACTGCCGGTGAAGGTCTCGCGCAGCTGGCGCTGGAAGTCCGCACCGCTGTAGAGGCGCGCCACCTCGTACTCATCCTTGTAAGCCATGGCCTTGTGCAGGCTGCGCGCGGCTGTACGGGTCAGCTCACCGTCGCCGCCGAGCGCTTTCTCCGCATTGTGCAGACGCTCGATAGCGCGGGTGAAATGGCCCGCATAGGCCGCGCTCTGGTATCCGGTCAGCTCCGAGGACAGGCGCACGAGCAGCTGCTCGACCCCTTCCTGCGGCTCCACCAGCTTGACCGGCTGCGCCGGCACCGCCAGCTGTTCGATCGCCTGCGGATTCACCGCCAGCAGCCGCCCGGCGCGGAAGGCGCGCAGGTTGGTCTCTACCGCCACGCCGTTGAGCTCGATGGCGCGCTCCAGCGCCGCTTCACCGATCGGCAACAGGCCCTGCTGGCAGGCGTAGCCCATGACCATCAGGTTGCTGGCGACCGTATCGCCGAACAGCGCCTGGGCGTACTTGTTCGCGTCAAAGGCGAAGTACTCGGCACTGAGCGACTCGATGCTCTGTTCGGTGGCATCCGCCGGGAAAGCCAGTTCGTTATTGCGCACGAAGGCCGCCACCGGCACTTCGGCAGTGTTGACCAGCGCGCGCATCTTGCCGGTGGCAAATTTGGTGCGCTGGCCGGCCGCGGTGACCATATCGCAGCCCAGCAGCAGCTCCGCCGCGCCATCGCGAATACGCGCGGTGGTGATGTTATCCGGCTTGGCTGCCACTTTGACGTGCGCCACCACGGCGCCGTTTTTCTGCGACAGACCGGTGAAATACAGCGTGGTGCTGCCCTTCTCTTCCAGGTGCGCGGCCATACCCAGTAGTGCGGCCACAGTCAGGACACCGCTGCCGCCGATACCGGCGACGAGAATGCTGAGCGGCTGATCCAGGTCAGCCTGCGGCGCGGCCGGCAGGCCGGCGATGGCCGCGTCCAGGGACTGCGCCAGCGACTGCACCGGCGGCTTTTTCAGTTCGCCGCCCTCTACGGTCACGAAACTGGGGCAGAAGCCGTCGGCACAGCGCATGTCCTTGTTACAGCTCGACTGGTTCACCTGGCGCTTGCGACCGAATTCGGTCTCCAGCGGCTCCACCGCGATACAACTGGACTGCACGCTGCAGTCGCCACAACCTTCACACACGCGGTGGTTGATCAGCAGGCGCTGAGCCGGATCGACCATCTGTTTCTTTTTGCGCCGGCGACGCTTCTCCGCCGCACACACCTGCTCGTAAATGATGGCGGTAACCCCGGGGGTCTCGCGCAGGCGGCGCTGCACCGCATCCAGCTGGTCGCGGGACAGGATTTCCACCGCCGCCGGCAGCTGGCTGCGGTGCTTGTGCCAGTAGTCCGGGTTTTCGCTCAGCAGCACGACGCTGCCGACGCCCTCGGCCAGCAGCTGCGCCGCCAGGCTGGGCGCAGTGACCTCGCCCTCGGCGGGCTGGCCGCCGGTCATGGCCACGGCGTCGTTGAGCAGGATCTTGTAGGTAATATTGACCTTGGCCGCCACCGCCTGGCGGATCGCCAGCAGGCCCGAGTGGTTGTAGGTACCATCACCCATGTTCTGGAAGATATGCTCGGCACTGGAGAAGCGGTGCAGCCCCACCCACTGGGCACCCTCGCCACCCATATGGGAGAAGGTGTCGGTGCGCAGGCCCTTGCCCAGCGCCATGATATGGCAGCCGATGCCGGCACTGCCGAGACTGCCTTCCGGCAGTTTGGTGGAGGTGTTGTGCGGGCAGCCGGCACAGAAAATCGGTTCGCGCGCCAGCAGGCCGGAAGCCTTGCCGGGGACAGCGGCGCCGAGTTTCTCCGCCAACGGGATCAGTTGTGCCGCCAGCTCGGTATCCGCCAGCCAGCGGGCCATGGCCTTGGCCACCTTGTCCGGCCCGAAGCCCCACACCGCCGGCAGCAGGTCGTCACCATTCAGGTCTTTCTTGCCCACCACTTTCGGACGGGCGCCGTCGGACCAACCGTAGAGCAGGTTCTTCAACTGGTCTTCCACCAGCGGGCGCTTTTCCTCGACCACCAGCAGGCGCTCCATCCCCTCGGCGAATGCGCTGATACCGCAGGGCTCCAGCGGCCAGGTCATGGCCACCTTGAAGATGGAGATACCGGCCTGCTCCAGATCGCGCTCGGTCAGGTTCAGCAGCTCCAGCGCCTCCAGCAGGTCGCCGTGCGCCTTGCCCACGGTGACGATGCCGAACCGCTTCTGCGGCGCGGCGACGATGGTCTTGTCCAGCTTGTTGGCGTAGGCGAAGGCCGTGGCGGCCGGCAGGCGCTCTTCCAGCATGCGGCGCTCGTATTCGAGGCGCTCTGCGGGCCAGTTGAGGTGCGGGTCGTAGTTGAGGCCGTGGGCGGGAATGGGGAAATCTTGCGGAATGGTGAACTGCGGCAGCTCCGGCACCAGGATGGAGGCGCCGGCCTCGACCGTCTCGGTAATCGCCTTGAAGCCCACCCACAGGCCGGAAAAGCGCGACAGCGCAATCCCCGCCAGGCCCAGTGTCAGGTATTCTTCGATATCGGCCGGGAACAGCAGCGGCATCATCACCGACTCGAAGATCTGATCGGTGTTATGGGAGAACATCGAGGATTCAGCGGTGTGGTCGTCGCCACACAGGGCCAAAACACCGCCCAGCTTTGAGGTGCCCTGCACATTGGCCTGACGGAAAACATCGGCACTGCGATCCACACCGTGGCCTTTGCCGTACCAGATGGAGAAGACCCCGTCTCGGGTGGCCTGCTGGCGGTAGTGGTCAAGCAGCTGGGTACCCCAGATGTTGGTGGCACCCAGATCTTCGTTGATACCCGGTTCGAAATGGATGTCGCGCTCGGCCAGCAGCTTCTTGTGGCGCCACAGCGCCTGGTCATAGCCGCCCAGCGGCGAGCCGCGGTAACCGGAGATGTAGCCAGCCGTATTGAGGCCGGCGCGCTCGTCGAGGCGCTTCTGCATGATTGGCAACCGGACCAGAGCATCGATTCCGGTCAGGAAGACGCGTCCGGCATCGCGGGTAAATGCAGACCTGAGAGAATAATCGCGATCGAAGCCCAGCTCCTGATCGCCTTCTACCATCGCCATGGGTACCACCTGCTTGTACTTTTTAATCTGCAGTAAAATTAACACTGCGCCGCGAAGCAGGTCATACCAAAATAGCCATCGATCAGGCATAATAGCGACACAAGTCACCACTGTAAGAGTGGTGCCAGCAACAAATCACTCAAATCACACCCATTTGAGAAATGCAAGATAGCTGCGTTACAGCGCCGCCAACCCTGTTGGCGAGACGTGCGATCAGCACTTATAGTTGTTCGCGGTGGATCGTTGTTCGCGGTCGGGTGTGACCACCACTGACGAGACACGGAATCCCTATGGCCTACGTACTGGATGCCATCGACAAGAAGATCCTGGAAATCCTGCAGCAGGACGCCACCATTCCCAACATCGAGCTGGCGGAGAAGGTCTGCCTGTCGCCCTCCCCCTGCTCGCGCCGGGTAAAGAACCTGCATGAACAGGGCTTTATCAAGCGCGCGGTTACCCTGCTGGAGCCGGACATGGTGGGGCTGCCGGTGAGCATCTTCATCCAGGTGAC
This region of Microbulbifer sp. SAOS-129_SWC genomic DNA includes:
- a CDS encoding DUF1365 domain-containing protein, encoding MPLQSAIYSGWVSHQRLSPRAHGFRYRVFMVYLDLAELDQVLGTSPFWSLSRWAPARFRREDFFGDPSISLDEAVRRRVAEQGGERPGGPIRMLANWRYFGVNMNPLSVYYCFDDSGEQVRWILLDVHNTPWNERHGYLLDCREGEALQRAEFDKAFHVSPFMPMDQQYRWRSNTPGEALTARLQNFQGDERVFEAVLRLQRQEISAATLHRTLIRYPLMTVKVISAIYWQALRLWLKRVPIFSHPKYRVRVEAGAKRR
- a CDS encoding FAD-dependent oxidoreductase, translating into MRIAIVGSGISGLTAAYLLNRRHDITLFEAADRLGGHTATVDVEEHGRVLAIDTGFIVFNDWTYPNFIRLMDQLGVDSQATDMGFSVCDESSAFEYAGNNLNSLFARRRSLVSAGHWRMLRDIVRFNRESVRDWRGGALAGGLSLGDYLQQRGYSPEFCQRYLVPMGSAIWSASTAQMRDFSAEFFVRFFYNHGLLNVFNRPQWRVIRGGSREYIAPLVKSFADRIRLSTPVQQVRRNRDGVAVTTARGEEQFDALVFACHSDQALACLGDASAEERRLLGAIPYARNSVVLHTDTGLLPRRRRSWASWNYRLQPGADQPPVLTYNMNILQRLQSEQTYCVTVNAPEAIDPRKVIASFEYAHPQFSVAGTEAQAKWQSINGVNRTWFCGAYWANGFHEDGVNSALRVAAALGITLDDDAGAAPAAKEAGSRTEQEVAVAERHL
- a CDS encoding SDR family NAD(P)-dependent oxidoreductase, whose amino-acid sequence is MGSIREKTVWITGASSGIGRALALQLAEQGNFVIASSRGREALAELQKVSPQRIRTLDCDVGNDENMALAAARLAEMTDQLDLVIACAGTCEYDDDLHLDSASYRRVFDANFFGVVNTLRVAMPLLANSAQPAFAAVGSLSSVVGMPRAEAYGASKAALGYFLDAVRADASHLPLRIVHIRPGFIDTPLTERNDFSMPFMMTPEQAAARIERGLARGHATIDFPRRLSWPLRLLGFLRPLWFRFCAPRITRIHSLRKP
- a CDS encoding nuclear transport factor 2 family protein, whose amino-acid sequence is MSGLIGELQQYYEEYLAADPAMLGHFYQDDVVFRDPLHQIEGLGALQRYFAAMREDLLECRFEFSPGVIGDTSACLPWDMHYAHRRLNGGALLTLRGCSLLQFGQRIRYHEDFYDLGAMVYERIPVVGALVRGIKNRLTGE
- a CDS encoding sigma-70 family RNA polymerase sigma factor, with translation MQATENRDDDWSTLLRLVGSQRDRAAFEQLFRHFAPLIKGFHHSRNTQALSAEAADELVQEVMFRVWRKAPSFDAAKASASTWVYTIMRNCRIDMLRRGNRHRDIDRDIQVDDIWDESPDSQPLLFLQQARDERDIAEGLRNLPAEQCHVVKKAYMEGKSHSEISVELGLPLGTVKSRVRLALKKLQASLNR
- a CDS encoding ChrR family anti-sigma-E factor encodes the protein MIRHHPDQNMLLEYAAGNLPWAVGLAVSAHLQLCPQCRQQRDNLNRVGGQLLEHGEPQPIADDALQRLFGRIEHGEEQPAPQVQEAAKVDPPVKDPALTNLPKVIGKLVSNSWPLKWKRVSPALKMSRLKTGQDRYEVSFHRIGAGGRTAEHDHRGQEIVLVLHGSFSDADGVYTPGDFLVREPGEVHRPIATQDRECLCLSVLEAPVAVTGVIGWLVNPFLSFRPS
- a CDS encoding indolepyruvate ferredoxin oxidoreductase family protein encodes the protein MAMVEGDQELGFDRDYSLRSAFTRDAGRVFLTGIDALVRLPIMQKRLDERAGLNTAGYISGYRGSPLGGYDQALWRHKKLLAERDIHFEPGINEDLGATNIWGTQLLDHYRQQATRDGVFSIWYGKGHGVDRSADVFRQANVQGTSKLGGVLALCGDDHTAESSMFSHNTDQIFESVMMPLLFPADIEEYLTLGLAGIALSRFSGLWVGFKAITETVEAGASILVPELPQFTIPQDFPIPAHGLNYDPHLNWPAERLEYERRMLEERLPAATAFAYANKLDKTIVAAPQKRFGIVTVGKAHGDLLEALELLNLTERDLEQAGISIFKVAMTWPLEPCGISAFAEGMERLLVVEEKRPLVEDQLKNLLYGWSDGARPKVVGKKDLNGDDLLPAVWGFGPDKVAKAMARWLADTELAAQLIPLAEKLGAAVPGKASGLLAREPIFCAGCPHNTSTKLPEGSLGSAGIGCHIMALGKGLRTDTFSHMGGEGAQWVGLHRFSSAEHIFQNMGDGTYNHSGLLAIRQAVAAKVNITYKILLNDAVAMTGGQPAEGEVTAPSLAAQLLAEGVGSVVLLSENPDYWHKHRSQLPAAVEILSRDQLDAVQRRLRETPGVTAIIYEQVCAAEKRRRRKKKQMVDPAQRLLINHRVCEGCGDCSVQSSCIAVEPLETEFGRKRQVNQSSCNKDMRCADGFCPSFVTVEGGELKKPPVQSLAQSLDAAIAGLPAAPQADLDQPLSILVAGIGGSGVLTVAALLGMAAHLEEKGSTTLYFTGLSQKNGAVVAHVKVAAKPDNITTARIRDGAAELLLGCDMVTAAGQRTKFATGKMRALVNTAEVPVAAFVRNNELAFPADATEQSIESLSAEYFAFDANKYAQALFGDTVASNLMVMGYACQQGLLPIGEAALERAIELNGVAVETNLRAFRAGRLLAVNPQAIEQLAVPAQPVKLVEPQEGVEQLLVRLSSELTGYQSAAYAGHFTRAIERLHNAEKALGGDGELTRTAARSLHKAMAYKDEYEVARLYSGADFQRQLRETFTGSYKLKFHMAPPLMARPDAAGKVKKMVFGPWMGKLMPLLAKGKVLRGTVFDLFGYTRERRIERSWARQVERAVSAVAASLNDENLAAARELLELPLQVRGYGHVRAEKFAAVRERWNQLLNEIDGGDGEREADAALAVEA